The stretch of DNA TAACTGCGCAACATTTATCCGCATTGCCCGGGAGCATATGCTGTTAACCCGGGTTGGGGCAGCGTTGGTCACCGCGTAATGCGTACATGGTGACCAACGCCGGCTGCTCTCATTTGTTGGCGAAAATTTTATACAAATATCAATGCATTGCTCAGTAACCCGTTAACCGCATTTTTGAACGAAAAGGGGAAGGGACATGCCCAAACTGGGTGAAATGTTTAAGCAGGGTAATTCTTCCGAGCAAATAGTAAATTTACTCTACAACACAGGCTACAGATTAACCGGTAGTCACAAGAAAACTCAAGAACTGTTAAAGGGCGTTTTTAAAGCATTAGACGGTGATATAAATTTAAATACAGCTTTGATAAACCTGTGTTTAATATACAGAAATAAAGCCACAACGGGTTGGACCCCAAATTTACCTAAAGACTTACCTAGAGCTAAAAGCAGCCCGCCGACCAAAGACAATAGTACAAACAAAATCCAAGCAGCTCTTTTAACGCTACCGCCTACAGAAAGGCTAGTATTGGTTTTGCGAGATATATTAGGACTGAGTTATGTCGAGATAGCAGAGATGACCGGTATAGAAAAAATAGCTGTAACCCGGCTGCTGAATACGGGACGGTGGGAACTACGAAAACAATTAGTACCGCCTCCGGGGCAAATCAGGCTGCATGAAAAATATTCTGCAGCGAAGTAAGTTTTTTAAATGTATAAAACTTGTACCATGCGCCAAAAGGACTGGATCAGGAGTTGGAAGAATACTTTGAGTACCTTGAGTATCTTAAAATAGAAGATGAAGTGATTCAAGAGCACGGTTACCGGTCCAGAGCCGGAACTCGCACCACCATCTAGGTTAATAGCATTGTAGGTACCACCTAGGTGTGGGGCAGCGTTGGTCATCGCGTAATGCGTACATGGTGACCAACGCCGGCTGCTCTCATTTGTTGGCGAAAATTTTATTATAAAAATTTTATCAAGAACCGGTTTCTTTTTGGATTTCACTTGGTGAATGAATACTTTTATCAATTCCTATAAGGAGGATGTATGCTAAAATTCCGATTCCAAGTCCCCATGTCGATCCTTTCAAGGCAATAAGCATGGCTATAAATAGTGTAATCCCTCTTTCTATGTTACTGTTGACCATTGACATGGCTATATAGGCGCAAGCAAAACCTGTCAATAACAAAGTTAGTGACAGCGCAACTGGCATCAGAGGGATTATAAAAGTTACTACTGGCGCAAAAAATAAAAGTGGCAGTGCTCCCCTTGCAACACGTCAAGCCAGTAAACTTTAACATGAATAAATGGTATTCTTGCAGTAAATGGTCCCCAATTAATTCCTGGCTGCACCGAACCATATTCTCTTTCTATTGCCATTTTCAAAAAGCCCCCGATCTTTCATATCTTAATTAAAATACATCCCGTAAAAATACCACCTGCTCCGTTTTATACAGGTTTCAAGCAAGTGGTCAGCTAATGTATAAGCTATTTAGCCCAAATATAATTTCTTAATATCAACATTTTCATAATATTATGATATTTCTAACTATTTTTTATATTTTTCTCTTAACCTATTTTTCAAAACTTTCCCTGTAGCGTTTCTTGGTAGGTCGGAAATAAATTCAATTGATCGAGGAGTTTTATAACCAGCTAAATTTTCTCTGCAAAACTTAATGATACCCTCCGGATCTTCTTGCTGTCCAGATTTTAACACTATAACAGCATGAACTCTTTCACCCCATTTTTCATCAGAAACACCAATAACTGCCGCATCAGCTATCGCTGGGTGTTGGTATAGAACACTTTCTACCTCTTTAGAAGAAACGTTTTCGCTACCACTGAGAATCATGTCCTTTTTCCTATCAACAACGTATAAATAACCATTGCTATCAAAGTAACCGATATCGTTTGTATGCAGCCAACCCTCGCGTAGAGTTTGGGTGTTCTCTTCCGGCATCTCCCAGTAACCGAGCATCACATTTGGCCCCCTAGCGATAATTTCGCCACGATGGCCAACCGGCAAATCATTATCTTGATCGTCAACAATTTTTACCCGTGTAAGAAATACTTCTCTTCCTGAGTGTTCGTTATATCGTCCTTCCAAAATATCTTGCCTTGTTACCGCGTCAATGGTAATAAAAGGAGACGCTTCTGTCTGAGCAAAAGAAACATACATAACTTCCAAATTCGGTAAAATATTAAATAGCTCTGTAGCAATTTTACCAGGCATCGGGCTACCCCCTGTAATAACAGTGCGCAGCGAACTCAGGTCATATTGCTTATAATTTATTTCCGAGTTTACTAACATAGTTAACGGGCCGGCAGTTGTTACTACTTTAGTAATACTTTCCTGTTGAATTCTTTCGTAAAATTTCTCGGCTTTATATTCTTCAAAAACTAATGTACAACCTGTAGCCAACATCCCCATTGCCATACATCCCATCACATGGAATAACGGTGCTGGGTAATAAACTATATCATCGTGAGTAATACAAACGCTTAAGTTTTCGTTAGCCGCATTGGCCGAAATATTTCCGTGTGATAGCATAACACCTTTAGGCATTGAAGTTGTTCCGCTTGTATAACTGATAACCGCCAGGTCTTTAGCTGATATTTCCACATTAGGCTCTAGCGGCGAAGATTCTTTAATTTTACTTTCATATAACATGTAGCCGTCAGCCGGTTCCATAGAAATAAAGTGTTTTATAGTAGGTATATGGGATCGGATTGAATCAATAATATTTGTATATTCACTGCCGACAATAATTGCTTTTGGCCGGCAATTATTGATAATGTAAATTAATTCTCTTTCGACCAGCCGGTAATTCAAAGGTACGGCAACCAGACCGCCCAGGGTAATACCGTAATAAAACTCTAAATACCAGGGACAAGTTTTATCTAGAAACGCCACCCGATCACCTTTTTCCAAACCTAAATTTAAAAGCATATTGGCCAATCTGTTACACCGCTGCGTAAATTCATCAAAAGTATATCTTACAGAATTATTAGCTACGGCTAGTTTTTCAGGATTACGTTCTTTGTTCCTAGTATATTAAATCTCTTGTTGTTGGTAACATAACAAGATAACCTCCTTACTTAAATTTGCATAAATTGTTTCTTTTATTAAAAGACACCTTTCTTAACCAGTGTAGAGGCAATGATCATTCTTTGAATTTCACTGGTCCCTTCATAAATCCTATTTATTCTGGCATCACGATAAAACCGCTCAATTGGATAGTCTGTCATATAACCTGACCCTGCAAAGATCTGCATCGCTTTATCAACTACCAAATCAATTCCCTCAGAGCAATATAGCTTGCAAATAGCAGCATCCATAGTGGTTGGTAATCCTTGGTCTAGCGCCCACGCGGTCCTATACACTATAGATTCCATAGTATAAGCACTTACCGCCATGTCGGTGAGCATCCACTGGATGCCCTGAAAATCTTGAATTGGCCTGCCAAATTGCTTGCGTTCCTTGGCATAAGCAATTGATAAATCTACTAGCTCTTTAGCAGCACCAAGGCACATGGCCCCAAGCGTAACACGCCCACCTGCCTCCAAAATTTGTCTTGCTAGTTTAAAACCCTTGCCTACCTGCCCTAAAACATTTTCAACCGGGACAACCATATCCTCAAAAAACAGTTCCGCTGTACTAGAAGCCCGAATACCCATTTTTTCCTCAATTTTACCCACATTGAAACCAGGAAAATCTTTTTCCACAATGAACGCGGTCATTCCACCCGGGTTATCAGGTGTAGAATCTACAATGGCAAAAACCACAATTACATCGGCAATCCCCCCGTTGGTAATAAACCTTTTAGTACCGTTAATAATGTAATGATCACCATTAAGAACAGCCCTGGTTTTCATACTGGCTATGTCCGAACCGGCATCAGGTTCGGTTATGGCACAAGCAGCTATTTTTTGACCCTCCACACAAGGAGTCATATATTTTTCTTTTTGTTCCGGAGTGCCGGTAAGATATATACCCATAACGCCTATTCCCTGGTGGGTTGCCAGCATTAGTGGAAAGGATGCACAACCTCTGGATAATTCTTCAAGCATAATACAAAGACCGGTAAAACCCATGCCCGAACCGCCTAATTCTGGCGGATATAATATACCGAATAACCCAAGATCAGCACCCATTTTAATTAATTCGGGATCAAGCCGATGGTTTCTATCTGCTTCTGCAGCCCTGGGTTTGACTTCTTTGTCAGTAAATTTTCTAATGATTTCCCTTAATAGTTCCTGTTCTTTGGTAAAGGTAAAATCCATAACTATTCCCCTTTCCGCGGACTAGACTTTTTGATAAATTCTATTGTTTTTTGCTTGGCGTCAGTGACATCCCATACTTCAAGCATAAGGTTTCGCTCCAGTTGTAACGCATCTTCAATGGGTAACATAAGACCCTCTTGTATCGCTCGTAGGTCATTCCTTACAGTAACTTCATTTTTAGAAGCGATAATATCGGCTAGTGCCATTGCATTATCTAATAAATCGGATTGTGAAACTACCTTTTCAACAAGACCGATTTTCAGCGCTTCATGCGCTTCAATAATTTCTCCTGTGAGAATCATTTTGGCAGCCCGGGGGGCCCCCACAATGCGCGGCAATCGCTGCGAACCTCCGTAACCAGGCATGAGACCGAAATTTATTTCCGGTAAAGCCATCTTCGCGTTTTCAGAAGCTATTCTGATATGACAAGCCATAGCTAGTTCCAGCCCACCGCCAAAACATATACCATTAATTGAGGCAATTACAGGCTTATTTAGAGTAGCTATTTTATGAAAGGTCATTTGACCGTTCCTGATAAATTCCCTCATCTCATCGGTTGTCTCCACCGCACCAATTTCGGAAACATCCGCCCCAGCACTAAAAAACCTTTCCCCTGCACCAGAAATCACCAGTACGCGTATCTCCGAACTTGTGGAAACCCGATCAAGTACAGTAACAAGTTCGTGTAAAACAGCACGGCTGAGGACATTTAATGGTGGATTTTCTATAGTTATTTTTAATACCGCATTTTGTTGAAACAGTTTTAAGAAGTTCAGTTTTCATTCACCTCGTTTAAATAAGTATAAAATCCTTGCTTACTTTTTATTCCATTGAACCCGGCTGCTACCATCTTTCTTAGTAGATATGACGGCCAGAACCTAAAGCTAATTTTTTGGGCAAAACGGTCCAAACTTTCTGTAAGACTATCCATCCCGATTATGTCAGCGTAGCGCAGCGGTCCCCCTTTGTCCTTTGGAAAACCGATACCGGATACCATTGCGAAATCAATTTCCGATGGTGTTGATATTTTTTCTTGTAAGCATATGACTGCTTCGTTAATCATGGGATAAATTAAACGCTCTGTGGTAAAAGCTACAGTATGTTTGGAATTTGTTTTTAAATTTTCAATTAACAGTAGCACATCCGGATTTATTTGATTACCCTTATAAAAACCACCGCCGCTTTTATCGCCAAGTAATTCTGCCCGTACCATCTCTTCCATCAAAAAGGGAGGTTTCATACGAGGGCCGTAATATTGTTCCATGATCCGCCCCGAGTGCACAAGGGTATCAATTCCTATAAAATCACACAATCTGAAGGGGCCCATGGGAAAACCATACTGCATAGCAGCATTATCAATATCCTGAATCCCTGCGGAACCATCCAAAAGAGTATACATGGCTTCATAGAAGTAAGGAACTAAAAGACGGTTAACCAGAAAACCTGCACATTCGGTCACTACCACGGATTCTCTGCCAACCAGGCGAACAAAATCAACAGCTGTTTCAATTGTTTTTGTACTTGTTTGCAGGGCAGGGATTACTTCCACTAGCTTCATCTTTTGCGGGGGATTAAAAAAATGCAATCCAATTACTTTTTGTGAATCCTTTAAGGTGGATGCTATTTCACTTATGGAAAGACTGGATGTATTGCTGGCCAAAATAGTTTGTGGCGAAGTTGCTTGCTCCAGACTAGTAAAGACCTTCTTTTTAATTTCCATAATTTCTGGAACAGCTTCTATAACTAGATCTACATCGAAAAACTCTTTTAAAGAGGTGGTGCCATTAATTAGGGCCAATCTCTCATGTAATTTCTCTTTCGAAATTTTGCCCTTATCCTGTTCACGTTGAAATGCCGATCTTATCCTTTTCATCGCTTTTTGCACTAATTCTTCATTCATCTCATACATTACAACCGTCAAGCCACTAGAAGCTACCACCTGAGTGATGGCCGCACCCATAATACCGCCACCAACCAGTCCTATTTTTTTAAACTTCATTTATTTCACCTCACTAACACAGCAAATTAATTTACTATCTCCGTTCCAGAATGATGGCCCCACCTAATCCACCACCCACACACATGGTAGCCAATCCCAGGGTTTTATCCTCCTTTTCCAGAATATTTAGCAACGTTGTGACTATCCTAACCCCTGTTGCCCCCACCGGATGCCCGAGGGCAATTGCTCCACCGTTTAAATTTACTTTTTCCTGGTCAAGATTTAGCTGTCTGATGCAAGTCAACGCCTGCGCGGCAAAAGCTTCATTGAGCTCAATCACATCAATGTCGGCCAAGGTTAACCCTGCTTTTTTTAGCGCTACCGGAGTTGCATATACCGGTCCCAAACCCATTCTCTCCGGCTCCAGACCGGCCCATCCCTGAGCTTTTATATAAGCTCGGGGTTTAAACCCAAGCGCCATGGCTTTTTCTTCACTCATAATCAGCATTGCTCCGGCGCAATCGTTTAAGCCACAAGCATTACCCGGAGTGACAGTTCCACCTTCTTTAAAGACAGCCGGAAATTGACTTAAGCCTTCTAACGTAATATCAGGATTTGGACCCTCGTCTTGATTAACAACTTCCTCCTTAACTTGCCCCCGGGCTTTTTTCCTAACGGTTACTGGTACAATTTCGTTAATAAAATTCCCGGCAATAGTAGCAGCTACCGCTTTACGGTGGCTAGTCAAGGCAAATTCGTCCTGATCTTCCCTTGATATATTGAATTCCTCCACCAAGTTTTCTGCGGTGCGGCCCATTATCTGATTACAAATTGGGTCCGTAAAACTTTCCCACAGCACATCGATGAATTGGCCATGGGCCAAGCGATACCCGAACCTGGCCTTAGGCAAAATGTAGGGAATATTGCTCATACTTTCCACTCCGCCCACCAAGAACACATCACCCTCGCCGGCACGTATAGCTTGAAAAGCTGTACCGATCGCTCTTAAACTGGAAGCGCAGTTAACATTTACAGTTGTACCTATTATCTTTAAAGGGAGACCAGCCCTTAAAGCGGCTATTCTTGCAATATTAGGGGCATCGCTTGGTTGAAATGAACAACCTACGATGCTTTCATCTATTAATTGCACATCAATTTGGGTTCTTTCAAGAATAGCCTTAATAACCTCTACCAGCAGTTCATGGGCAGGAATATCACGGAATTTACCGCCAAAAACACCCGTAGATGTTCTAACTGCATCTACAATAACCACTTTCCTCAACTGAAAAAGCCTCCTTTCTTTAGGTAACTAATTATACGTTATTATCTTAAATTTTCGCATTGTTTAGAATTAAACAAAAATTACATACTGTTTTGTGAATAACTAACAATAGCAATCGTCTAAAATGTCTTTGGGCCTTTTAAAAATATTACTTTAAAGCTTTTGAATTATTTGGGAATGACTTCTTAAAGGATGTGAATTGGTTAGTAACCCATTAACTCGGGAGACAAGCCAAGCGAAAATAAAAACAAAGCCAGAATATTCTGACTTTATTATCAGTTGTTCCTACCTTTAGTTTTAAGACATTGTGGGTTACCTCCCTTTCTTAGGTTTAAGGCAATAACTACAAACTTAAGATTTTTAACAATCTTAAGCCAAACTGGCAATGAAATCTGTCTTCTTCTGTAGAGAGATCTATTTTAGCCAATTCTTCAATTTTTCTTAAGCGGTATTTTAAAGTATTAGGGTGAATAAAAACTGCTTTTGCCGTCTCACTAAAATTACAATTATTGATTAAAAATTGTTCTAGAGTATTTATTAAATTGCCATTATGCATATAGTCATATTGTTTTAAAATACCTAGTTTGGATAAGGCTAATTCTTCCAAGCGAGCTCTATTTGTTGATTCCCATAAAACACCGTATAAACCCAACTGTTCAAATCCCATACTTATGTTCTTTTTGCCTAGGCATTTCATTATATCAGCAGCTTTCCATGCTTCTTCAAAAGACTTTTTATAATCAGTAAAATCAAGGCAAACCCGGCCCCATGTTATATTGACCGAGTGGTAACCGGTATTTTGCATAACCCATTCTTTAACAAGTTCAGCTACCCTTTCAGTAACGGATTCTTGTTTGTCTGTGCTCTCATTAAGCCCTAAAAGAATTAAAATTCGATTTCCTCTGATACCAACAACACTATTAAGAAATAACCTTTCTACAACAGAACCGACACCGGATTTAATAATATCAACGACATCATCTTCATTATCCTGATGTTCTTTTGTCGTTAAGTCGACAATCATTAGCCTGTGCGGTCTGGTAAGATCGCATCCCAGTTTTATTGCCCGCATAGTGACGTCTTTTTCGTTACCACTCAAGAAAAAAAGATCGTTTAAAACATCACCTTTAAGTCTTAGTTCGACTTCTAGAGCTGACCCCTGTTTTAATAATTCTAAAGAGCAGAGCGTGCAAGCGTGCTCCATGGCCATTATCTTAATCTCGGATAGCTCTTTCACCTCATGTACTAATACAAATCCCCATAATGCTGAGCCGCCTGCTATGGGTGATGCAATCCAGGTTTGGGTTACACCATTTCCCGCCATATAGTTAATTCTAGTCATATTTAGCCGATATTCGTCTTGTATCCATAGGGTCTTTAATCTCTTCTCGATATAAAAGTTTTGCATTTGTTTTTTTATTAAAAACCGTTCGTCTTTTGAAAACGACCCTGAACCACCGGTAGCAATAATATTATAAAATTTATCCATAATAATAACATTGCTGTCAACGATTTCATGTAGTGTTTGAGCAATAGCCTCAATCCCTTTACCCCACAAAACCAGTTTAGTCATCCTGCGGTGAATATCTATCGACCTTTCTTCAGCCAACATGGTTTGCAAATCTTTAAAATTAAATTCTGATTTAAAATCACCAACATAATCATTAGCCATTTCACCCCAACTTCCTACGGAACGCATTTCCCACGAACAATTATCATCGCCCTTACCCAAGCAATTTTTTTCTATACAAATGATATCCTGCCCGGTAAAACCGCTTGCAAACCCACTTGCATAACCCGTAGAAATCCAACATACAGGATATTTTGAAATACCGTAGTCTTTTATGTAATGTTCCGCCTCGTGGTTATTTTCCCATCTCCCTTTTAATAGATAATGTCCTGAATTAGGTCCAAATTGCAGTTCACTATCGATAACTACCCGGCCAATGCCCTTCCAATGGTACATAATAGGACCTAATCCGATAAATTTTATTTCATCACCATAATGACTTTTTACTATTTTAGAATCGTGGTATCCACACCTATAACCAAATCGAGTTAGTACACCCCTGGCCATATCTTTGCCGAGTGAACGAATAAGTTCTTGCTTTAATTTAACCAAGGCAATGGCCTGTAATAAAACCACACGTGACTTTTCAAAAGATATCTCACCTTGTTCTGGTTTGAATTCAATTAAGTCTTGGAAATTAAAAGATTTCATATCTTAAAACCCCCCTAACACCCATGATCATTTAATCATAACTGGATTTTCAATCATAATACTACTTGACGATAAAACTTCTAACGTTAGCATCAAAATAATTAAAGTTATTAAACTATTCTAAGTATTTAATCCATTCTATATATGATATTAGAAGCATGAATTATTAGAAGCTTTTGAGTTAGGAACACACTAATTACGGAATAACTGTATCCGTGGTATTAAGATCCGGGATTATGATGTTATTTATATGTTTAAGGACATGCCTCATTTCAAATACATGAACCAGGAGCAAACAAAAAATACGGCATAGAATCTAATTCAATTAAAAATTACTGAAATAGATGGATACATAGCAATTATACCTATACCCAAAGACCCAATAAAGGCTGCAAGAGGCATGCTTCGTGGTGGCTGGGGAAATCCGGTAAATAGGTCCGGTTTCTTTTAGTTACAATAACTGGCTTCCGGATTGCTTTTGGTTGGTGGAAAAAACCAATCCGGTAATCAATGTCCTTAGACCATAAACGTTTAACCAGCAATTTTCGACGATAATACGTGATCGTTTTAGATGGGATGAAAAGTGGCTGACTGCAAATAACTAATGGGCACAGTATTGTGCCCATTAGTTATTGTTTAATTACTTGTTTTTGGCCGGAGCTTTGTTGGTTACCTAATCCTTGCAGCAGCCGGTCGATGACAATGGCTAGAATAACAATACATATACCTGCCTCAAGACCACGTCCAACATCAATCCGGCCAATTGCAATCAGCACCGGTTCACCTAAACCGCGTGCACCGATCATTGAAGCGATAACCACCATCGCTAATGCCATCATAGTTGTCTGGTTAACCCCCGACATTACACTAGGCATGGCCAGTGGGAGTTGTATCTTGAATAGCAATTGCATCCTGGTGGCGCCAAACGCTTTGCCCGCTTCTATTACATCTTCGGAAACTTGTCTTATCCCGAGATTAGTAAGACGTATAATTGGAGGTAAAGCATATATGAGGGTGGCAAATATACCCGGAACCTTTCCCAAACCGAAAAACATTAATGCCGGAATCAAATAAACAAAACTGGGCATAGTCTGCATAGCATCCAAGACAGGCCTTAAAAAGGCTTCAAGTTTTGAATTGGAAGCCATCAAAATACCTGTGGGAATACCAAGCACTACAGCAATAAAAACTGCCACACCTACAATGGCCAAAGTCTGCATCATTAAATCCCACATACCTAAACTACCAACCGCGGTCAGCATTATTCCCATTACTGCACCGGTTAACCATGATTTAGTAACCCGGCAGCCTAGAAAGATCACCAATATTACCACCAGCCACCAGGGGACCCAAAGTAAAAAGGATTCGATTAACATGAGCATCCAAAGTATCGTTGTTGAAATGTAATCAAAAACCGCGCTGTACTTGTCCAAAATTACTTTCATGAATTCGTTTACAGGAGAAGCTATCGAAAAACGTAAAAAATCAGGAAATTCGTTCATTACTTATATTACACCTCATCTAAAAATATTGAAGCGAGCCAAAGGAAGATTAAGCAGTACGGACCCTTTGGCCAGTACTGCTTTTTTGCAAATTAGAGTTTCTCCTGTACCTTCTGTGCTACATCGTCCGGTACCCAGCTTGTCCATACATCAGCTTTTTCCCTCAGGAACCAGAGGGCCGCCTCATCTGCCTCTACATTTTCTTGCTGCATGTAAGCTAGGGTTTCACTGATTTGGTCATTGTTTAAACTGTAATTTTCCAGAAACTTAACCACATCGGGGGCCCGTTCAGGCAAATCCTTGTTTATAACGATATTAACATCAACGGAAGGGAATGCGCAGGCATAACCATTTTTCCATAACTCATCGCTGTATTCCGGCTCTTGAATTTGTGTGAGATCGTATAAACCGAATATCCATGTCGGCCCCCAGTAGTAGCCGAACCACGGCTCGCCCTTCTGGTAAGCCGCTACCAGTGAAGAAGCCAGGGCGGCGCCGGAACCCGGGCGGAATACATTATAGTATTCGTCCAGACCGTAGCTGG from Desulfoscipio gibsoniae DSM 7213 encodes:
- a CDS encoding RNA polymerase sigma factor, translating into MPKLGEMFKQGNSSEQIVNLLYNTGYRLTGSHKKTQELLKGVFKALDGDINLNTALINLCLIYRNKATTGWTPNLPKDLPRAKSSPPTKDNSTNKIQAALLTLPPTERLVLVLRDILGLSYVEIAEMTGIEKIAVTRLLNTGRWELRKQLVPPPGQIRLHEKYSAAK
- a CDS encoding acyl-CoA dehydrogenase family protein; protein product: MDFTFTKEQELLREIIRKFTDKEVKPRAAEADRNHRLDPELIKMGADLGLFGILYPPELGGSGMGFTGLCIMLEELSRGCASFPLMLATHQGIGVMGIYLTGTPEQKEKYMTPCVEGQKIAACAITEPDAGSDIASMKTRAVLNGDHYIINGTKRFITNGGIADVIVVFAIVDSTPDNPGGMTAFIVEKDFPGFNVGKIEEKMGIRASSTAELFFEDMVVPVENVLGQVGKGFKLARQILEAGGRVTLGAMCLGAAKELVDLSIAYAKERKQFGRPIQDFQGIQWMLTDMAVSAYTMESIVYRTAWALDQGLPTTMDAAICKLYCSEGIDLVVDKAMQIFAGSGYMTDYPIERFYRDARINRIYEGTSEIQRMIIASTLVKKGVF
- a CDS encoding enoyl-CoA hydratase-related protein, which encodes MNFLKLFQQNAVLKITIENPPLNVLSRAVLHELVTVLDRVSTSSEIRVLVISGAGERFFSAGADVSEIGAVETTDEMREFIRNGQMTFHKIATLNKPVIASINGICFGGGLELAMACHIRIASENAKMALPEINFGLMPGYGGSQRLPRIVGAPRAAKMILTGEIIEAHEALKIGLVEKVVSQSDLLDNAMALADIIASKNEVTVRNDLRAIQEGLMLPIEDALQLERNLMLEVWDVTDAKQKTIEFIKKSSPRKGE
- a CDS encoding 3-hydroxyacyl-CoA dehydrogenase; translated protein: MKFKKIGLVGGGIMGAAITQVVASSGLTVVMYEMNEELVQKAMKRIRSAFQREQDKGKISKEKLHERLALINGTTSLKEFFDVDLVIEAVPEIMEIKKKVFTSLEQATSPQTILASNTSSLSISEIASTLKDSQKVIGLHFFNPPQKMKLVEVIPALQTSTKTIETAVDFVRLVGRESVVVTECAGFLVNRLLVPYFYEAMYTLLDGSAGIQDIDNAAMQYGFPMGPFRLCDFIGIDTLVHSGRIMEQYYGPRMKPPFLMEEMVRAELLGDKSGGGFYKGNQINPDVLLLIENLKTNSKHTVAFTTERLIYPMINEAVICLQEKISTPSEIDFAMVSGIGFPKDKGGPLRYADIIGMDSLTESLDRFAQKISFRFWPSYLLRKMVAAGFNGIKSKQGFYTYLNEVNEN
- a CDS encoding thiolase family protein; the protein is MVIVDAVRTSTGVFGGKFRDIPAHELLVEVIKAILERTQIDVQLIDESIVGCSFQPSDAPNIARIAALRAGLPLKIIGTTVNVNCASSLRAIGTAFQAIRAGEGDVFLVGGVESMSNIPYILPKARFGYRLAHGQFIDVLWESFTDPICNQIMGRTAENLVEEFNISREDQDEFALTSHRKAVAATIAGNFINEIVPVTVRKKARGQVKEEVVNQDEGPNPDITLEGLSQFPAVFKEGGTVTPGNACGLNDCAGAMLIMSEEKAMALGFKPRAYIKAQGWAGLEPERMGLGPVYATPVALKKAGLTLADIDVIELNEAFAAQALTCIRQLNLDQEKVNLNGGAIALGHPVGATGVRIVTTLLNILEKEDKTLGLATMCVGGGLGGAIILERR
- a CDS encoding XylR N-terminal domain-containing protein, which encodes MKSFNFQDLIEFKPEQGEISFEKSRVVLLQAIALVKLKQELIRSLGKDMARGVLTRFGYRCGYHDSKIVKSHYGDEIKFIGLGPIMYHWKGIGRVVIDSELQFGPNSGHYLLKGRWENNHEAEHYIKDYGISKYPVCWISTGYASGFASGFTGQDIICIEKNCLGKGDDNCSWEMRSVGSWGEMANDYVGDFKSEFNFKDLQTMLAEERSIDIHRRMTKLVLWGKGIEAIAQTLHEIVDSNVIIMDKFYNIIATGGSGSFSKDERFLIKKQMQNFYIEKRLKTLWIQDEYRLNMTRINYMAGNGVTQTWIASPIAGGSALWGFVLVHEVKELSEIKIMAMEHACTLCSLELLKQGSALEVELRLKGDVLNDLFFLSGNEKDVTMRAIKLGCDLTRPHRLMIVDLTTKEHQDNEDDVVDIIKSGVGSVVERLFLNSVVGIRGNRILILLGLNESTDKQESVTERVAELVKEWVMQNTGYHSVNITWGRVCLDFTDYKKSFEEAWKAADIMKCLGKKNISMGFEQLGLYGVLWESTNRARLEELALSKLGILKQYDYMHNGNLINTLEQFLINNCNFSETAKAVFIHPNTLKYRLRKIEELAKIDLSTEEDRFHCQFGLRLLKILSL
- a CDS encoding ABC transporter permease, which encodes MNEFPDFLRFSIASPVNEFMKVILDKYSAVFDYISTTILWMLMLIESFLLWVPWWLVVILVIFLGCRVTKSWLTGAVMGIMLTAVGSLGMWDLMMQTLAIVGVAVFIAVVLGIPTGILMASNSKLEAFLRPVLDAMQTMPSFVYLIPALMFFGLGKVPGIFATLIYALPPIIRLTNLGIRQVSEDVIEAGKAFGATRMQLLFKIQLPLAMPSVMSGVNQTTMMALAMVVIASMIGARGLGEPVLIAIGRIDVGRGLEAGICIVILAIVIDRLLQGLGNQQSSGQKQVIKQ